The following coding sequences are from one Candidatus Methylacidiphilales bacterium window:
- a CDS encoding AAA family ATPase: MKVRTHSLIVGPTGVGKTEVVRRFAEEMGLGMITIACNSWVPWGAATQPSSLTTIAAFLGSEARTHKMLYLDEIDKTVPISSAYGSSWALGVFGEVLALLDGDGRLKGCGWTDEHIARLANTFIVGAGAFQQLATQQKDEVAAASRPQVGFAIGDPVELEVPHYSRKVNGQGLPPEIASRFAADVVMIEPPTEEEYARGIIQIHSAFKGKGKKITGSEIQRLAKAAGASDQGMRWFESYCLGLAASAVEKDIPLLKPFRLTRSPSPATPGAVDAPAATPDKNGAPWIKGASGSKSPSQKPDSLSAQLLAAANAPTPSPVPHPQEAQPPKPATPPVHGAGPNTPAKPAGWAPAIVATQNPTLVRRAALKACSSLRSLLWHARVKEILLENGENALYGKPTQAAPDGGLVCLLRCIAWSLEEYWNPKVSQDDLFGHESNFGLIAGLLIQLEVEIALCQSEYAEAGLGERMLHAIASLRDFAVEWALWNPKSEAPEEFEW; this comes from the coding sequence GTGAAAGTCCGAACCCACAGCCTAATCGTCGGCCCCACTGGCGTCGGCAAAACTGAAGTTGTCCGCCGCTTTGCCGAAGAGATGGGCCTTGGGATGATCACCATCGCTTGCAATAGCTGGGTTCCCTGGGGGGCAGCCACCCAACCCTCCTCTCTCACCACCATCGCGGCCTTCCTCGGTTCCGAGGCGCGAACGCACAAAATGCTCTACTTGGACGAGATCGACAAAACGGTGCCGATCTCATCGGCCTATGGCTCGTCCTGGGCACTGGGCGTTTTTGGGGAGGTGCTGGCCCTCCTGGATGGTGACGGACGTCTCAAGGGATGCGGCTGGACGGATGAACATATCGCCCGCTTGGCGAATACATTCATTGTCGGAGCGGGTGCCTTCCAACAACTGGCCACCCAGCAAAAGGACGAGGTTGCTGCAGCGAGTCGGCCGCAGGTCGGCTTTGCCATCGGGGATCCAGTCGAGCTGGAGGTCCCCCACTATTCGCGCAAGGTCAACGGTCAGGGGTTGCCCCCGGAGATTGCTTCCAGGTTTGCTGCTGACGTGGTCATGATCGAGCCCCCGACTGAGGAGGAGTATGCGAGAGGGATCATCCAAATCCACTCTGCCTTCAAGGGTAAAGGAAAGAAAATCACCGGTTCGGAGATTCAGCGACTGGCAAAAGCGGCAGGCGCTTCGGACCAAGGCATGCGGTGGTTTGAAAGCTACTGTCTGGGCCTGGCCGCAAGCGCCGTGGAGAAAGACATTCCGCTTTTGAAGCCCTTCAGGCTCACCCGAAGCCCTTCCCCCGCAACCCCCGGTGCGGTGGATGCCCCGGCAGCCACACCCGACAAGAACGGCGCGCCGTGGATCAAAGGTGCGTCCGGATCGAAGTCGCCCTCCCAAAAGCCTGACAGTCTATCTGCGCAATTACTGGCCGCCGCCAACGCTCCGACCCCTTCGCCTGTTCCGCACCCACAAGAAGCTCAACCGCCGAAACCCGCCACACCACCCGTGCACGGTGCGGGCCCAAACACGCCTGCCAAGCCTGCTGGGTGGGCGCCTGCGATTGTGGCCACGCAAAACCCAACCCTGGTGCGTCGTGCCGCCCTGAAAGCATGCAGCAGCCTACGCAGCCTGCTTTGGCATGCGAGGGTGAAAGAAATTCTCCTGGAGAACGGTGAGAATGCGCTTTACGGCAAGCCGACCCAGGCAGCTCCCGATGGGGGGCTGGTTTGCCTGCTCCGCTGCATCGCGTGGTCTCTGGAGGAGTATTGGAATCCAAAGGTCAGCCAGGACGATCTTTTCGGACACGAGAGCAACTTTGGGCTGATTGCCGGCCTCTTGATCCAACTCGAGGTAGAGATCGCCCTATGCCAGAGCGAATATGCCGAAGCAGGGCTGGGTGAACGCATGTTGCACGCAATCGCGTCCCTGCGCGACTTTGCCGTGGAGTGGGCGCTTTGGAATCCGAAGTCTGAAGCACCAGAGGAGTTCGAATGGTGA